A window of Sutcliffiella cohnii contains these coding sequences:
- a CDS encoding calcium/sodium antiporter has product MNYLLLVVGFALLIKGADFFVKGASNISSLLRVPPILIGLTIVAFGTSSPEATVSIIASLEENADVALGNVIGSNIFNITLVIGLTAFLNPLKVESETIRKEIPFTLLASVALLVVMSDIALKVSSVNLITRSDGIILLLFFLIFMYYIFEVARNSREQTNNINEAAATENITWGKNIVFTLIGLAAIIYGGDLVVKNSTEIAYALGMSETLVGLTIVAIGTSLPELVTSITAAIKKQSEIALGNIVGSNIFNILFVLGSASVVSPLAVNGKVFVDAIFMIIMTFILLIFSRTRYRVGKIEGLVLATTYIAYMIFIILRN; this is encoded by the coding sequence TTGAATTACTTATTACTTGTAGTCGGCTTTGCCCTATTAATAAAAGGGGCCGACTTTTTTGTAAAAGGAGCTTCCAATATTTCTAGTTTATTACGAGTACCACCGATATTAATCGGTTTAACAATTGTAGCTTTTGGTACTAGTTCTCCTGAAGCCACAGTAAGTATAATTGCATCTTTGGAAGAAAATGCAGATGTTGCGTTAGGAAACGTTATTGGAAGTAATATATTTAATATTACACTCGTAATTGGATTAACTGCCTTTTTAAATCCGTTAAAGGTGGAAAGTGAAACAATTAGAAAAGAAATCCCCTTTACTCTTTTAGCGAGTGTCGCACTTTTAGTAGTAATGAGTGATATAGCGTTAAAAGTTTCAAGTGTAAATTTAATAACAAGAAGTGACGGAATAATTCTTCTGTTATTTTTTCTCATTTTCATGTACTACATATTTGAAGTCGCAAGAAATAGTCGCGAGCAAACTAACAATATCAATGAAGCGGCAGCGACTGAAAATATTACATGGGGTAAAAATATTGTATTCACTCTGATCGGCTTAGCTGCCATTATTTATGGTGGTGATTTAGTTGTAAAAAATAGTACAGAAATCGCTTACGCATTAGGAATGAGTGAAACATTAGTCGGATTAACAATCGTTGCAATTGGGACGTCACTTCCAGAACTAGTTACGTCTATAACAGCAGCAATTAAAAAACAAAGTGAAATTGCATTAGGAAATATAGTGGGAAGTAATATATTTAATATCCTCTTTGTGTTAGGTTCTGCATCGGTTGTGTCACCGTTAGCGGTTAATGGTAAGGTGTTTGTAGATGCAATATTTATGATCATTATGACATTCATTTTATTAATTTTCTCTAGAACACGTTATAGAGTAGGGAAAATAGAGGGATTAGTACTCGCAACGACATATATTGCGTATATGATTTTCATTATTTTAAGAAATTGA
- the nikC gene encoding nickel transporter permease produces MSQPQIETTTTVPIRHQSGTIRRWSAFYKRLAKNKAALVGAAIVLVFVILAIFAPLIAPYDPKLVDMPKKLQTPSAEHWLGTDEMGRDILSRLIFGARVSLTVGVLSTLLGAIIGVFLGIVAGYYGRAIDSVIMRFCDVLLAFPGILLALAIVSILGASTTNVIIAIAFFAIPTFARIVRGSTLSVKKLEYIDAIRAMGSSDSRIIFKHILPNVLSPIIVQSTLYIASAIITASALSFLGLGTQPPTPEWGAMLSDGRHLVRSSPHVTLFPGITILIVVIGFNLFGDGLRDALDPKAKK; encoded by the coding sequence ATGAGTCAACCGCAGATTGAAACGACAACAACAGTACCTATACGACATCAATCTGGTACTATCCGACGTTGGTCGGCATTTTATAAAAGATTAGCTAAAAATAAAGCTGCGTTAGTTGGGGCAGCTATCGTTTTAGTTTTTGTCATCTTAGCAATATTTGCACCGCTTATTGCTCCTTACGATCCAAAATTAGTAGATATGCCTAAGAAACTACAAACACCTTCCGCTGAGCATTGGTTGGGCACTGATGAAATGGGAAGGGATATTTTAAGTAGACTTATATTTGGTGCTAGAGTTTCTTTAACAGTAGGAGTACTCTCTACATTACTAGGGGCTATTATTGGAGTTTTCTTAGGAATCGTCGCTGGATATTACGGGAGAGCGATTGATTCTGTCATTATGAGATTTTGTGACGTTTTATTAGCATTCCCTGGTATTTTATTAGCATTAGCTATTGTAAGTATTTTAGGAGCTAGTACAACGAATGTAATTATAGCAATTGCTTTCTTTGCAATACCTACTTTTGCACGTATTGTACGTGGTTCAACGTTAAGTGTTAAAAAGCTAGAATACATAGATGCAATACGGGCGATGGGCTCAAGTGATTCTAGAATTATTTTTAAGCATATTTTACCGAATGTTTTATCACCGATTATTGTACAGTCAACGCTTTACATTGCTTCAGCTATTATTACAGCAAGTGCTTTATCATTTTTAGGCTTAGGTACACAGCCACCAACTCCTGAGTGGGGGGCAATGTTAAGTGACGGTCGACATTTAGTTCGTTCTTCTCCGCATGTAACGCTGTTTCCTGGTATAACGATATTAATTGTCGTTATTGGTTTTAACCTATTTGGAGATGGCTTAAGAGATGCACTAGATCCGAAAGCGAAGAAATAA
- a CDS encoding ABC transporter ATP-binding protein encodes MTTTNNVILEVKGLRTSFFTDEGEVKAVDGVDFEIEKGKTLGIVGESGSGKSITSLSILRLLEEPVGRVVGGNVFFKGEDLLAKSKKEMMKIRGNNISMIFQEPMTSLNPVLTCGEQIAESIRIHQKLNKKDAWNKAVDMLKLVGIPSPESRAKQYPFELSGGMRQRVMIAIALSCNPELLIADEPTTALDVTIQAQILELMKKLQEELGTSLMMITHDLGVVAEMCDKVAVMYCGKVVEYADVKTIFTDPKHPYTVGLLNSVPKHDQEYEGDLSVIQGSVPSPFALPKGCRFAPRCPHAKEICHAELPELVETADGDQVRCWIHTDKWENEEVAASHE; translated from the coding sequence ATGACGACAACTAATAATGTGATACTTGAAGTGAAAGGTCTACGTACATCCTTTTTCACGGATGAAGGTGAAGTAAAGGCTGTTGATGGTGTAGATTTTGAAATAGAAAAAGGGAAAACACTAGGAATCGTTGGGGAATCCGGTTCTGGAAAAAGTATAACGTCCTTATCTATTCTTCGCTTGTTGGAAGAACCAGTTGGAAGAGTAGTTGGTGGAAATGTTTTCTTTAAAGGAGAAGATTTATTAGCGAAATCAAAAAAAGAAATGATGAAAATACGCGGAAATAATATTTCGATGATTTTCCAAGAACCAATGACTTCCTTGAATCCAGTATTAACTTGTGGAGAGCAAATTGCCGAAAGCATACGAATTCACCAAAAGTTAAACAAAAAGGATGCATGGAATAAAGCGGTTGATATGTTAAAGCTAGTAGGAATTCCTTCTCCAGAAAGTCGTGCGAAGCAATATCCATTTGAACTATCAGGTGGAATGAGGCAGCGTGTCATGATTGCAATTGCACTCTCGTGTAATCCTGAACTTTTAATCGCTGACGAACCTACTACTGCGTTAGACGTAACCATTCAAGCGCAAATTTTAGAGTTGATGAAAAAGCTACAAGAAGAGTTAGGTACATCATTAATGATGATTACACATGATCTTGGAGTTGTAGCAGAAATGTGTGATAAAGTAGCCGTTATGTATTGCGGAAAAGTAGTTGAATATGCAGATGTAAAAACAATTTTCACAGACCCTAAACACCCTTATACAGTTGGGCTTTTAAACTCTGTACCAAAACATGATCAAGAGTATGAAGGGGACTTATCTGTCATTCAAGGGTCGGTACCGAGTCCATTCGCCTTACCGAAAGGATGCCGTTTCGCACCACGTTGTCCTCATGCAAAAGAAATATGTCATGCAGAACTACCAGAGTTAGTTGAAACAGCAGATGGGGATCAAGTAAGATGCTGGATCCATACAGATAAATGGGAAAACGAGGAGGTGGCGGCTAGCCATGAGTAA
- a CDS encoding glutathione ABC transporter substrate-binding protein: MKIKNSLTAVLFTALVLALAACSSDNSTNAGSGEGKEGGHFVYVTASDAPTLDPHGMNDTASTHATTQIFERLTDYNEDGTVYGVLAEEFTPLDDTTWEFKLRQGVTFQDGTDFTADAVKMSLDRLLDPELASPKAVLLNMIEEVIVEDEFTVIIKTDGPFAPLPAHLAHNAGSIVAPSAIEEEKNGGRTVDENPIGTGPFLLDEWNRGSEIKFKRNENYWGDVPTIETMSFTVVPEQSTRMAMLESGEANVALVGSSDVTQMESIPGIELTHIRGTRMDYLGFNMNAEPFDNKLVRQAVAMAINKQDIIDGILEGHGIPAVGPLAPTVVGNYQGLTPLTYDVEEAKSLLEEAGYAEGFTTTLFVREGNKELANIAVFIQSQLQQININVDIQSTEWGTLLEKTGAGEHDLVLLGWTTVTADADNGLYSLFHSANQGASGNRSFYKNERVDELLDYARSETDQQKRNEAYKEVSEILVDEVPMVYLQHPDFIYGTNGVESGLYIDFSGIPFFKNVKLN; the protein is encoded by the coding sequence ATGAAAATAAAAAATTCACTAACTGCCGTTTTATTTACGGCTCTAGTCCTTGCTTTAGCTGCATGCAGTAGTGACAACAGCACCAATGCTGGAAGTGGAGAAGGTAAAGAAGGTGGACACTTTGTTTATGTTACGGCTTCTGATGCACCAACACTAGATCCACATGGTATGAATGACACTGCATCTACACACGCAACAACTCAAATTTTTGAAAGACTTACAGATTACAATGAGGATGGTACTGTGTATGGAGTATTAGCAGAAGAGTTTACTCCATTAGACGATACTACTTGGGAGTTTAAACTCCGCCAAGGAGTTACATTCCAAGATGGAACAGACTTTACAGCAGATGCTGTTAAAATGTCGTTAGATCGTCTTTTAGATCCAGAACTTGCTTCTCCAAAGGCTGTATTACTAAATATGATTGAAGAAGTAATTGTAGAAGATGAATTTACAGTAATAATTAAAACGGATGGACCTTTTGCTCCACTTCCAGCACACTTAGCACATAATGCGGGATCCATCGTTGCCCCTTCAGCAATTGAGGAAGAAAAAAACGGTGGAAGAACTGTTGATGAAAACCCAATTGGTACAGGCCCATTTCTATTAGATGAATGGAATCGTGGATCCGAGATTAAATTCAAAAGAAATGAAAACTATTGGGGAGATGTACCTACCATCGAAACAATGAGTTTTACAGTTGTACCTGAACAGTCTACTCGTATGGCTATGTTAGAATCTGGCGAAGCAAATGTCGCTCTAGTCGGTTCTTCTGACGTTACTCAAATGGAAAGTATTCCTGGTATTGAATTAACTCACATACGTGGCACGCGTATGGACTACTTAGGATTTAATATGAATGCTGAGCCTTTTGATAACAAATTAGTTCGCCAAGCCGTTGCAATGGCAATTAATAAGCAAGATATTATTGATGGCATTTTAGAAGGTCATGGTATACCAGCCGTTGGACCTCTTGCTCCTACTGTCGTAGGTAACTATCAAGGACTAACTCCTCTCACTTACGATGTAGAAGAAGCGAAAAGCCTTTTAGAAGAAGCTGGTTACGCTGAAGGATTTACAACTACTCTTTTTGTTAGAGAAGGTAATAAAGAATTAGCGAATATTGCAGTCTTTATACAATCTCAATTACAGCAAATTAATATTAACGTAGACATACAATCAACTGAATGGGGAACCCTACTAGAAAAAACAGGCGCTGGTGAACACGATTTAGTTCTTCTTGGCTGGACAACTGTAACAGCAGATGCTGATAACGGGTTATACTCTTTATTCCACTCTGCTAATCAAGGTGCTTCAGGAAATCGATCTTTTTATAAAAATGAAAGAGTAGATGAACTATTAGATTATGCTCGTTCCGAAACAGACCAACAAAAAAGAAACGAAGCTTACAAAGAAGTTTCTGAAATTTTAGTAGATGAAGTTCCGATGGTTTACTTACAACATCCTGATTTCATATATGGAACTAACGGGGTTGAATCAGGTTTATATATCGACTTTAGCGGAATTCCATTTTTCAAAAATGTAAAACTAAATTAA
- a CDS encoding ABC transporter ATP-binding protein, with translation MSKPLLEVNGLKQYFPIKGGMLGRTVNHVKAVDDISFIVNEGETVSIVGESGCGKSTTGRAILRLEDPTEGEIVFEGEDLLALSKSKMRKKRKDLQIIFQDPYASLNPRQTVSQIIEEALEIQNVVPRRERRQKVIDLLETVGIGAHQIDRHPHEFSGGQRQRIGIARALSVNPKLIICDEAVSALDVSIQAQVLNLLKDLQRKFKLTYLFISHDLGVVRHISDRIIVMYLGKIVEVADKKSLFENPQHPYTKALLSAIPSTNIEQKKERIILKGDVPSPINPPQGCRFHTRCPYAMERCASEEPKLHSIPGATQQVACHLVEEGSVDYSKLTANY, from the coding sequence ATGAGTAAGCCACTTTTAGAAGTAAATGGATTAAAACAATATTTTCCTATTAAGGGGGGTATGTTAGGCCGCACAGTTAATCATGTAAAAGCTGTTGATGATATAAGCTTTATAGTGAATGAAGGAGAAACGGTTAGTATTGTAGGAGAGTCTGGTTGTGGGAAATCAACAACTGGTCGTGCAATTTTAAGATTAGAAGATCCTACGGAAGGGGAAATAGTATTTGAAGGTGAAGATTTACTAGCATTAAGTAAATCGAAAATGCGTAAAAAGCGGAAGGACCTACAAATAATATTCCAAGACCCTTACGCATCGCTAAATCCTCGTCAAACGGTTAGCCAAATTATTGAAGAGGCGTTAGAAATTCAAAATGTTGTACCGAGACGAGAAAGAAGACAAAAAGTTATAGATTTGCTGGAAACGGTAGGAATCGGAGCTCATCAAATTGACCGACATCCTCATGAATTCAGTGGAGGGCAACGTCAACGTATCGGTATTGCACGGGCATTATCAGTAAATCCTAAGTTAATTATTTGTGATGAGGCTGTTTCGGCTCTAGATGTATCGATTCAAGCTCAAGTTTTAAATTTACTAAAGGATTTACAGCGTAAGTTTAAATTAACGTATTTATTTATTTCTCATGATTTAGGAGTAGTTCGCCATATATCTGACCGAATTATCGTTATGTATCTTGGGAAGATTGTAGAGGTTGCTGATAAAAAATCGTTGTTCGAAAACCCACAACACCCATATACGAAAGCTTTACTATCAGCGATACCAAGTACAAACATTGAGCAGAAAAAAGAACGTATTATCCTAAAAGGAGATGTACCTTCTCCAATTAATCCACCACAAGGTTGCCGTTTTCATACAAGATGTCCTTATGCTATGGAACGTTGTGCTTCCGAAGAACCGAAACTACATTCGATTCCGGGTGCTACACAACAAGTAGCATGCCACCTTGTGGAAGAAGGCTCAGTAGATTATAGTAAATTAACTGCAAATTATTAA
- a CDS encoding tetratricopeptide repeat protein, with translation MDSIQRIRNEMEKLQELVYFDENHFLREKVENLSKLETIIQNVEEIGKVASKNDDVQFIYFGSLGNLYRIKEEPEKAIFYLEQAIDIALRVSDNNKYVTTLIRLGEAKKYNNELEEALTYFEKALTVCNEENLISLIDFAYQHKGKCLLELDRLEESIISLTEALKIRVKKGDKALIKSTKDAIQLGYKMLKEKTLPYSSI, from the coding sequence ATGGATTCCATACAAAGAATAAGAAATGAAATGGAAAAGTTACAGGAATTGGTTTATTTTGATGAAAATCACTTTCTTCGTGAAAAAGTAGAAAATCTATCAAAGTTAGAGACAATCATTCAAAATGTTGAAGAAATTGGGAAGGTAGCAAGTAAAAATGATGATGTGCAATTTATCTATTTCGGATCTTTAGGTAATCTTTATAGAATAAAAGAAGAACCGGAAAAAGCGATCTTCTACTTAGAACAAGCAATAGATATTGCTTTACGAGTGAGCGATAACAATAAGTATGTTACGACTTTAATTAGATTAGGAGAAGCGAAGAAATATAATAATGAGTTAGAAGAGGCACTAACGTATTTTGAAAAGGCATTAACCGTATGCAATGAGGAAAATTTAATATCGTTGATTGATTTTGCCTATCAACATAAAGGAAAATGTCTTTTAGAATTAGACAGATTAGAAGAGTCCATTATCAGCTTAACAGAAGCGCTTAAAATAAGGGTGAAAAAAGGGGATAAAGCACTTATTAAGTCTACTAAAGACGCAATTCAATTGGGATATAAGATGTTAAAAGAAAAAACACTCCCTTATTCTAGTATTTAA
- a CDS encoding ABC transporter permease, translated as MFVYIIRRLLQTIPVMIGVTLAVFLMIHLIPGDAAVIMAGEQANPEQIEQMRENLGLNDPLHEQYLRYVGNAIQGDLGNSIRTKRPVVNEIFDSRFWVTVQLAVIGTALAVLIGLVAGVISATKKYTFTDTGVMILALFGLSMPNFWLGIMLIYFFSVNLGWLPVAGWGTSWKQMVLPAITLGTGGAAIIARMTRSSMLEVLNQDYIRTAYAKGVSDKLVIYKHALRNALIPVVTVVGLQFGGLLGGAVVTESVFAINGLGRFIIDSIKAHDFPMVQGAILVCALLFVLVNFLVDITYRLINKRIDLN; from the coding sequence ATGTTTGTATATATAATTCGTAGGTTACTACAAACTATCCCGGTAATGATTGGGGTTACTTTAGCAGTATTTTTAATGATTCATTTAATTCCTGGTGATGCTGCGGTTATCATGGCTGGTGAACAAGCAAATCCAGAACAAATAGAACAAATGAGAGAAAATTTAGGCCTAAATGATCCATTACATGAACAATATTTACGTTATGTAGGAAACGCAATTCAAGGTGATTTAGGAAATTCTATTCGAACAAAGCGTCCTGTCGTAAACGAAATATTCGATAGCCGTTTTTGGGTCACCGTCCAACTAGCTGTTATCGGTACAGCACTAGCAGTATTGATTGGTCTTGTTGCAGGTGTAATATCAGCTACGAAAAAATATACTTTTACTGATACAGGGGTTATGATTCTTGCGTTATTTGGACTTTCCATGCCTAATTTCTGGTTAGGTATTATGCTAATTTATTTCTTCTCCGTCAATTTAGGATGGTTACCAGTAGCGGGCTGGGGAACATCTTGGAAGCAGATGGTTTTACCTGCGATCACGCTAGGAACAGGTGGGGCAGCAATTATTGCTAGGATGACACGTTCTAGTATGTTAGAAGTACTGAACCAAGATTATATTCGTACTGCTTATGCAAAAGGTGTAAGTGATAAACTAGTAATCTATAAACATGCCTTACGTAATGCTCTTATCCCAGTAGTAACTGTTGTTGGTTTACAGTTTGGTGGATTATTAGGGGGAGCGGTTGTAACAGAGAGTGTTTTCGCAATCAATGGTTTAGGACGCTTCATTATTGATTCTATTAAAGCTCATGATTTTCCAATGGTACAAGGGGCGATATTAGTATGTGCACTATTATTCGTACTCGTTAACTTCCTTGTCGATATAACGTATAGACTTATTAATAAAAGAATTGATTTAAACTAA
- a CDS encoding GNAT family N-acetyltransferase has protein sequence MLVKKMKEDKYKEAIQLSEYAFQYKVPLDEIEKRIERMKKNHILYGILEDDVLVAKLHLLPFEIHLGEQKWKMGGIAGVATYPEYRRKGYVKELLTHSLHVMKEEGYTVSMLHPFSIPFYRKYGWEVLSNRLKCTFTKSDLVMLPTDTNTGKIKRYRDVSDFTDLSTVYDQYASTFSGMLVRSKDWWEQITEGLHAAIYYEDIVPTGYLLYSIKDSKMEVEEFVALDKGARNGLWNFICQHDSMVNTLEIITNERDPLIYSLVNPNIKMEVSPYFMTRIVNVEAFIKQYKFNKSRESVKIKITDTFAPWNEQTFLIGEEKSSNHSEEMEMTINTFSSLTFGYKRPRELYEAGFITGKKEQIEKLEDLIPIQQTYFYDFF, from the coding sequence ATGTTAGTCAAAAAAATGAAAGAAGATAAATATAAGGAAGCTATCCAATTATCTGAATATGCTTTCCAATATAAAGTGCCTTTAGATGAAATAGAAAAACGAATAGAACGTATGAAAAAAAACCATATACTGTATGGAATATTAGAGGACGATGTGTTAGTAGCCAAATTACATCTATTACCGTTCGAGATACATTTAGGTGAGCAAAAGTGGAAGATGGGCGGAATTGCAGGTGTTGCAACATATCCAGAATATCGCAGAAAGGGATATGTTAAAGAGTTGCTAACTCATAGTTTACACGTAATGAAAGAGGAAGGGTACACTGTTTCGATGCTACATCCGTTCTCTATCCCGTTTTATAGAAAATATGGGTGGGAAGTGCTGTCTAATCGATTGAAATGCACATTTACGAAGAGTGACTTAGTAATGTTGCCTACTGATACAAATACCGGAAAAATTAAGCGGTACCGTGATGTGAGTGACTTTACTGATTTAAGTACTGTGTATGATCAGTATGCTAGTACGTTCTCGGGTATGCTTGTACGTAGTAAAGATTGGTGGGAACAAATTACGGAAGGTTTACATGCTGCTATTTACTACGAAGATATAGTGCCTACTGGGTATTTATTATATTCCATTAAAGATTCGAAAATGGAAGTGGAAGAATTTGTGGCTCTCGATAAAGGGGCAAGAAACGGGCTATGGAATTTTATATGCCAACACGATTCCATGGTTAATACGCTTGAAATAATAACGAACGAGAGAGATCCACTCATCTACTCACTCGTAAACCCTAATATAAAAATGGAAGTTTCTCCTTATTTTATGACGCGGATTGTAAATGTTGAAGCATTTATAAAACAATATAAGTTTAACAAAAGTAGAGAAAGTGTGAAAATAAAAATAACAGATACTTTTGCTCCGTGGAATGAACAAACGTTTCTAATAGGAGAAGAAAAATCCAGTAATCATTCTGAAGAAATGGAAATGACGATTAATACTTTTTCTTCCCTAACATTCGGCTATAAAAGACCAAGAGAACTATATGAGGCTGGTTTTATTACAGGCAAAAAAGAACAAATAGAAAAGCTCGAAGATTTAATACCTATACAACAAACATATTTTTACGATTTCTTTTAA
- a CDS encoding EamA family transporter, whose protein sequence is MRGRVSILFVLVAAILWGTTGTAQALAPAGVHPISFGAMRLAIGGLTLFVFIWIQGNISFHNWPKKLLFLAVICMTLYQPFFFTAVSMTGIAVGTVIGIGSAPITAGLLEWIVQKKRPTKQWGIATSVAIIGCLLLFIQKDAVSLNMTGVVCAFAAGTSFAGYTLVSKQLIKSHSPNAVVAVVFTLSGMCLLPSLFLFDLTWFLEVNGFVSSLYIGVIATAFAYLLFAKGLMNVSGSTAVTLTLAEPMTAALLGVFLIGETLNWISWIGVFCIFIAIIIISMKPKKLKNDGDVPVTIRKVGG, encoded by the coding sequence TTGCGAGGAAGAGTTTCTATATTGTTTGTTTTAGTTGCTGCGATACTTTGGGGAACAACAGGTACAGCTCAAGCTTTAGCTCCAGCGGGTGTTCATCCTATTTCTTTTGGAGCGATGCGACTAGCGATTGGTGGGTTAACGCTATTCGTATTTATTTGGATACAAGGTAATATATCGTTTCATAATTGGCCGAAAAAATTACTATTTCTAGCAGTTATCTGTATGACGCTTTACCAACCGTTCTTTTTTACAGCAGTGAGTATGACCGGTATTGCGGTAGGTACTGTTATTGGAATTGGAAGTGCACCTATTACTGCTGGATTGCTTGAATGGATCGTACAGAAAAAACGACCGACGAAACAATGGGGGATTGCTACGAGTGTTGCGATAATTGGCTGTTTATTACTTTTTATTCAAAAAGATGCAGTGTCCCTAAATATGACAGGTGTTGTTTGTGCCTTTGCTGCAGGTACCTCGTTTGCTGGTTATACGTTAGTGAGTAAGCAATTGATAAAAAGTCATTCACCTAATGCAGTAGTTGCAGTTGTTTTTACATTGAGTGGAATGTGTTTACTACCATCATTATTTCTTTTTGACCTTACTTGGTTCCTAGAGGTTAATGGCTTCGTATCTAGTTTGTATATTGGTGTTATTGCAACTGCCTTCGCATATCTTTTATTTGCAAAAGGATTAATGAATGTTAGTGGTTCTACTGCAGTTACGCTTACTTTGGCTGAGCCGATGACAGCTGCATTATTAGGTGTTTTTCTAATTGGGGAGACATTAAATTGGATATCTTGGATAGGAGTATTTTGTATTTTTATAGCGATAATTATTATTTCAATGAAACCGAAAAAATTAAAAAATGATGGTGATGTGCCAGTCACGATTCGAAAGGTTGGAGGATAA
- a CDS encoding DUF6154 family protein, giving the protein MRFVDELYTFYRDQFTGSEFDAEIIAAAILDDLERVDVLRLLGELEDEELYGLLGFYLVENLKTKMAKDGYIERDTRLH; this is encoded by the coding sequence ATGAGATTTGTAGATGAATTATACACTTTTTATCGAGATCAATTTACTGGTTCTGAATTTGATGCAGAAATAATTGCAGCAGCCATTTTAGATGATTTAGAGCGGGTAGACGTTTTGAGGTTGTTAGGGGAATTAGAAGATGAAGAATTGTACGGTTTGTTAGGATTTTATTTAGTAGAAAACTTAAAAACAAAGATGGCAAAAGACGGCTATATTGAAAGAGATACCAGACTACATTAA
- a CDS encoding chloramphenicol phosphotransferase CPT family protein gives MEKGKIILLNGVSSSGKSTLSRELVAVLPHYFHFSIDDYDYIIEKMEDRQEGKLIPIPTEYYFHRNIAMFSNSGVNLVVDHILHDQLTLKDWFEVLNGYPVFYVGVHCPVEELARRELARGDRRIGQSKEQLLFVHQNDEVYDVEVNTFIEQRSDCVNKIIQKLNVKAF, from the coding sequence ATGGAAAAAGGAAAAATAATACTATTAAACGGTGTTTCAAGTTCTGGAAAGTCTACATTATCAAGGGAGTTAGTAGCTGTCTTACCTCACTATTTTCATTTTAGTATTGATGACTATGATTACATTATTGAAAAAATGGAAGATAGGCAGGAAGGTAAATTAATTCCTATCCCAACGGAGTACTATTTTCATCGTAATATTGCAATGTTTTCAAATAGTGGTGTGAATCTTGTAGTTGATCATATTTTGCACGATCAATTAACATTAAAAGATTGGTTTGAAGTTTTAAACGGCTATCCTGTCTTTTATGTTGGTGTCCATTGCCCGGTTGAGGAATTGGCTAGAAGAGAACTGGCAAGAGGAGATAGAAGAATTGGCCAAAGTAAAGAGCAATTATTATTTGTTCATCAAAATGATGAAGTGTATGATGTCGAAGTAAATACGTTCATTGAACAACGTTCCGATTGTGTAAATAAAATTATTCAAAAACTAAACGTAAAAGCATTTTAA